From a single Aythya fuligula isolate bAytFul2 chromosome 16, bAytFul2.pri, whole genome shotgun sequence genomic region:
- the TMEM189 gene encoding transmembrane protein 189 — MAAGTGTSTGTAPQSLQHGEREQEAEPEGGSRRWGAQHAGARELAELYSPGKRLQEWISVILCFSLICFNFYNLLFYLRLEHTPSIIVGIFAGVITADFLSGLFHWGADTWGSVELPIVGKAFIRPFREHHIDPTAITRHDFIETNGDNCFMTLVPLANMAYKFVSFSPEALYETCPWECYVFALIIFITMTNQIHKWSHTYFGLPRWVIFLQDWHIILPRKHHRIHHVSPHETYFCITTGWLNYPLEKIGFWRCLENIIQGLTGEKPRADDMKWAQKIK; from the exons ATGGCGGCCGGCACCGGCACCAGCACCGGCACCGCCCCGCAGAGCCTCCAGCACGGGGAGCGCGAGCAGGAGGCCGAGCCCGAGGGCGGCAGCCGGCGGTGGGGAGCGCAGCACGCCGGGGCCCGGGAGCTGGCCGAGCTCTACTCGCCGG GGAAGAGGCTACAAGAATGGATCTCTGTCATCTTATGCTTCTCTCTGATCTGTTTCAATTTTTACAATCTTCTCTTCTACTTGCGACTGGAACACACGCCCTCCATTATTGTTGGGATAT TTGCAGGAGTTATTACTGCTGACTTCCTATCAGGATTATTTCACTGGGGAGCAGATACCTGGGGATCTGTGGAGCTACCAATAGTTGGAAAG GCTTTCATTAGACCCTTCAGAGAACATCATATTGACCCTACAGCAATTACCAGGCATGATTTCATAGAGACTAACGGAGACAACTGCTTTATGACGCTAGTCCCATTGGCAAACATGGCATacaaatttgtttctttttccccag AAGCATTATATGAAACATGTCCTTGGGAGTGTTATGTCTTTGCCCTCATCATCTTCATCACCATGACGAACCAGATTCACAAGTGGTCTCACACATACTTTGGTCTTCCACGCTGGGTCATATTTCTACAGGACTGGCATATTATCCTGCCACGGAAACACCACAGGATCCACCATGTGTCGCCTCATGAGACGTACTTCTGCATTACAACTG GTTGGCTGAACTATCCGTTAGAGAAGATAGGATTCTGGAGATGTTTGGAGAACATTATCCAAGGACTTACGGGGGAGAAGCCAAGAGCAGATGACATGAAATGGgctcagaaaattaaataa
- the CEBPB gene encoding CCAAT/enhancer-binding protein beta, with translation MQRLVAWDAACLPIQPPAFKSMEVANFYYEADCLAALNKLHPRAAGGRSMTELTVGDHERAIDFSPYLDPLASQQPAQPPPPAAAAGGNFEPPCSSGGGQDFLSDLFAEDYKGSGGKKPDYTYISLGRHGHPCGSQSHKPGGLPGCFPPQIVETKAEPVFETLDSCKGPRKEEGGAGPGPGGMSSPYGSTVRSYLGYQSVPSGSSGNLSTSSSSSPPGTPNPSESSKSAAAGGGYSAPPAGKNKPKKCVDKHSDEYKLRRERNNIAVRKSRDKAKMRNLETQHKVLELTAENERLQKKVEQLSRELSTLRNLFKQLPEPLLASSPRC, from the coding sequence ATGCAACGCCTGGTGGCCTGGGACGCAGCATGCCTCCCCATCCAGCCGCCCGCCTTTAAATCCATGGAAGTGGCGAATTTCTATTACGAGGCGGACTGTCTGGCTGCTCTCAACAAGCTGCACCCGCGGGCGGCCGGGGGCCGCTCCATGACCGAGCTGACCGTAGGGGACCACGAGCGAGCCATCGACTTCAGCCCCTACCTGGACCCCTTAGCATCCCAGCAGCCGGCGCAGCCGCCTcctcccgcagcagcagcagggggcaACTTTGAGCCTCCGtgcagcagcggcggcggccaAGATTTCCTTTCCGATCTCTTCGCCGAGGACTATAAAGGCAGCGGCGGCAAGAAGCCCGACTACACCTACATCAGCCTCGGCCGGCACGGCCACCCGTGCGGCAGCCAGAGCCACAAgccgggggggctgccgggCTGCTTCCCGCCCCAGATCGTGGAGACCAAAGCCGAGCCGGTCTTCGAGACCCTGGACTCTTGCAAAGGGCCCCGTAAGGAAGAagggggggccgggccgggaccGGGGGGCATGTCCTCGCCCTACGGCAGCACCGTGCGCTCCTACCTGGGCTACCAGTCGGTGCCGAGCGGCAGCAGCGGGAACCTGTCCACCTcgtcctcctccagcccccccggcacccccaaCCCCTCCGAGTCCTCCAAGTCGGCCGCGGCCGGCGGGGGCTACTCGGCCCCCCCCGCGGGCAAGAACAAGCCCAAGAAGTGCGTGGACAAGCACAGCGACGAGTACAAGCTGCGCCGGGAGAGGAACAACATCGCGGTGCGCAAGAGCCGCGACAAAGCCAAAATGCGCAACCTGGAGACGCAGCACAAAGTCTTGGAACTGACGGCCGAGAACGAGCGGCTGCAGAAGAAGGTGGAGCAGCTCTCCCGGgagctcagcaccctcaggAACTTGTTCAAACAGCTGCCCGAGCCCCTGCTCGCCTCCTCGCCGCGCTGCTGA